The Pseudomonas triclosanedens genome has a window encoding:
- a CDS encoding homoserine dehydrogenase, with protein MKPVKVGICGLGTVGGGTFNVLKRNAEEIARRAGRGIEVAQIAARRPNPKCETGSTPITADIFDVANNPEIDVVIELIGGYTLAHELVLKAIENGKHVVTANKALIAVHGNEIFAKAREKGVIVAFEAAVAGGIPVIKAIREGLAANRINWLAGIINGTGNFILTEMREKGRAFADVLKEAQALGYAEADPTFDVEGIDAAHKLTILASIAFGIPLQFDKAYTEGITQLTTADVNYAEALGYRIKHLGVARRTDKGIELRVHPTLIPADRLIANVNGVMNAVMVNGDAAGSTLFYGAGAGMEPTASSVVADLVDVVRAMTADPENRVPHLAFQPDALSDHPILPIDACESAYYLRIQAKDHPGVLAQVATILSERGINIESIMQMEVEEHDGLVPMILVTHRVLESRIIEAIAALEALDDVVGNVVRIRVEQLN; from the coding sequence GTGAAACCGGTGAAAGTGGGAATCTGTGGGTTGGGGACCGTCGGTGGCGGTACCTTCAATGTACTCAAACGCAACGCCGAGGAGATTGCCCGCCGTGCCGGGCGTGGTATCGAGGTTGCGCAGATTGCCGCCCGTCGCCCCAATCCGAAGTGTGAAACCGGTAGCACCCCCATTACTGCCGATATCTTCGACGTGGCGAACAACCCGGAAATCGACGTGGTCATCGAGCTGATCGGTGGCTATACCCTGGCCCACGAGCTGGTGCTCAAGGCCATCGAGAACGGCAAGCATGTGGTTACCGCCAACAAGGCGCTGATCGCCGTGCACGGTAACGAAATATTCGCCAAGGCCCGCGAGAAGGGCGTCATCGTCGCCTTCGAAGCCGCTGTGGCCGGCGGCATCCCGGTGATCAAGGCGATCCGCGAGGGCCTGGCCGCCAACCGCATCAACTGGCTTGCCGGCATCATCAACGGCACCGGCAACTTCATCCTCACCGAAATGCGCGAGAAAGGCCGTGCCTTCGCCGATGTACTGAAGGAAGCTCAGGCGCTGGGCTATGCCGAAGCCGATCCGACCTTCGACGTCGAAGGCATCGATGCCGCGCACAAGCTGACCATCCTGGCATCCATCGCCTTCGGCATCCCGCTGCAGTTCGACAAGGCCTACACCGAAGGCATCACCCAGCTCACCACCGCCGACGTGAACTACGCCGAAGCGCTGGGCTACCGCATCAAGCATCTGGGCGTCGCCCGTCGTACCGACAAGGGCATCGAACTGCGCGTGCACCCGACCCTGATCCCGGCCGACCGCTTGATCGCCAATGTGAATGGCGTCATGAACGCCGTCATGGTCAACGGCGACGCCGCTGGCTCCACGCTGTTCTACGGCGCGGGCGCTGGCATGGAGCCCACCGCATCCTCGGTGGTCGCCGACCTGGTGGACGTGGTTCGCGCCATGACCGCCGACCCGGAGAACCGCGTACCGCACCTGGCCTTCCAGCCGGACGCACTCTCCGACCACCCGATCCTGCCGATCGACGCCTGCGAAAGCGCCTACTACCTGCGCATCCAGGCCAAGGACCATCCGGGCGTACTGGCCCAGGTGGCGACCATCCTCTCCGAGCGCGGCATCAACATCGAATCGATCATGCAGATGGAAGTCGAAGAGCATGACGGTCTGGTGCCGATGATCCTGGTTACCCACCGCGTGCTCGAGTCGCGCATCATCGAAGCCATCGCCGCGCTGGAAGCGCTGGATGACGTGGTCGGCAATGTCGTACGCATCCGCGTCGAACAACTGAACTGA
- a CDS encoding DUF3509 domain-containing protein, translating to MDRLSTLLTETFAPYIPSLGPARPDGGRILTLTRDDGEIMLRRVIEGQHLADHQSSEAAVQSIRRDLLIQEGRMEDDVIIALRQRAQVLSYGT from the coding sequence ATGGATCGGCTGAGTACACTGCTGACCGAGACCTTCGCTCCCTACATACCGTCCCTCGGTCCGGCCAGGCCTGATGGCGGCCGAATCCTGACCCTCACCCGGGACGATGGCGAGATCATGCTGCGCCGGGTGATCGAAGGCCAGCACCTGGCCGACCATCAGAGCAGCGAAGCGGCGGTGCAGTCGATCCGGCGCGATCTGCTGATCCAGGAAGGGCGGATGGAAGACGATGTCATTATCGCCCTGCGCCAGCGCGCACAGGTGCTCAGTTACGGAACGTGA
- the rplS gene encoding 50S ribosomal protein L19 — MTNKIIQQIEAEQMSKEIPAFAPGDTVIVQVKVKEGDRQRLQAFEGVVIGKRNRGLNSAFTVRKISNGVGVERTFQTYSPLVDSVSVKRRGDVRKAKLYYLRELSGKAARIKEKLA; from the coding sequence ATGACCAACAAGATCATTCAGCAGATCGAAGCTGAACAGATGAGCAAAGAGATTCCGGCGTTCGCCCCCGGCGACACCGTAATCGTCCAGGTTAAAGTGAAGGAAGGCGACCGTCAGCGTCTGCAGGCCTTCGAAGGCGTTGTCATCGGCAAGCGCAACCGCGGCCTGAACAGCGCGTTCACCGTTCGCAAGATCTCCAACGGTGTAGGTGTAGAGCGTACCTTCCAGACCTACAGCCCGCTGGTAGACAGCGTTTCCGTCAAGCGCCGCGGCGACGTGCGCAAGGCAAAGCTGTACTACCTCCGCGAACTGTCCGGCAAGGCAGCACGCATCAAGGAAAAACTGGCCTAA
- a CDS encoding acyl-CoA thioesterase: MSPREQEILRRTALSETRVTKAIFPPTTNHHNTLFGGTALAWMDEVSFIAATRFCRLPLVTVSTDRIDFKYPIPAGSIVELVGRVVKVGNTSLKVEVEVFVESMSADGREKAIHGLFSFVAIDDEKRPVPVLPGFED, from the coding sequence ATGAGCCCCAGAGAGCAAGAAATCCTCCGACGCACCGCACTGTCGGAAACCCGCGTGACCAAGGCGATCTTCCCGCCGACTACCAACCATCACAACACCCTGTTCGGCGGAACTGCGCTGGCCTGGATGGATGAGGTCTCGTTCATCGCCGCTACGCGCTTCTGTCGCCTGCCACTGGTGACCGTTTCCACCGACCGCATCGACTTCAAGTATCCGATCCCGGCGGGCTCCATCGTCGAACTGGTAGGCCGGGTTGTGAAGGTGGGCAACACCAGCCTGAAGGTCGAGGTAGAAGTGTTCGTTGAAAGCATGTCTGCAGATGGCCGTGAGAAGGCAATCCACGGCCTGTTCAGCTTTGTCGCGATCGATGACGAGAAGCGGCCGGTGCCCGTGCTGCCAGGTTTTGAGGATTGA
- the thrC gene encoding threonine synthase, giving the protein MRYISTRGQAPALNFEDVLLAGLASDGGLYVPENLPRFTVEEIASWAGLPYHELAFRVMRPFVAGSISDADFKKILEETYGVFAHDAVAPLRQLNGNEWVLELFHGPTLAFKDFALQLLGRLLDHVLTKRGERVVIMGATSGDTGSAAIEGCKACENVDIFIMHPHNRVSEVQRRQMTTILGENIHNIAIEGNFDDCQEMVKASFADQGFLKGTRLVAVNSINWARIMAQIVYYFHAAIQLGAPARSIAFSVPTGNFGDIFAGYLARNMGLPISQLIVATNRNDILHRFMSGNRYDKDTLHPSLSPSMDIMVSSNFERLLFDLHGRNGKAIADLMGNFKATGKLSVEDDRWTEARRLFDSLAVDDVQTCETIAQVYAECDELLDPHTAIGVRAARECRRSLSVPMVTLGTAHPVKFPEAVEKAGIETVPALPAHLSDLFQRDERCTVLPNELAKVQAFVSAHGNRGKPL; this is encoded by the coding sequence ATGCGTTACATCAGTACCCGCGGCCAGGCGCCCGCGCTGAACTTCGAAGACGTGCTGCTGGCTGGCCTGGCCAGCGACGGCGGCCTCTACGTGCCGGAAAACCTGCCGCGCTTCACCGTCGAAGAGATCGCCTCCTGGGCCGGCCTGCCTTACCACGAGCTGGCCTTCCGCGTGATGCGCCCGTTCGTCGCCGGCAGCATCTCCGACGCTGACTTCAAGAAAATCCTCGAAGAGACCTACGGCGTCTTCGCCCATGACGCCGTGGCGCCGCTGCGCCAGCTCAACGGCAACGAATGGGTGCTGGAGCTGTTCCACGGCCCGACCCTGGCCTTCAAGGACTTCGCCCTGCAACTGCTCGGCCGCCTGCTCGACCACGTGCTGACCAAGCGCGGCGAGCGCGTGGTGATCATGGGCGCCACCTCCGGCGATACCGGCTCGGCCGCCATCGAAGGCTGCAAGGCCTGCGAGAACGTCGACATCTTCATCATGCACCCGCACAACCGTGTGTCCGAAGTGCAGCGCCGTCAGATGACCACCATCCTCGGCGAGAACATCCATAACATCGCAATCGAAGGCAACTTCGACGACTGCCAGGAAATGGTCAAGGCCAGCTTCGCTGACCAGGGTTTCCTCAAGGGCACCCGTCTGGTGGCAGTGAACTCGATCAACTGGGCGCGGATCATGGCCCAGATCGTCTATTACTTCCATGCCGCCATCCAGCTCGGCGCACCGGCGCGCTCCATTGCCTTCTCGGTGCCTACCGGCAACTTCGGCGACATTTTCGCCGGCTACCTGGCGCGCAACATGGGCCTGCCGATCAGCCAACTGATCGTCGCGACCAACCGCAACGACATCCTGCATCGCTTCATGTCCGGCAACCGCTACGACAAGGATACGCTGCACCCGTCGCTGTCGCCGTCGATGGACATCATGGTCTCCTCCAACTTCGAGCGCCTGCTGTTCGACCTGCATGGCCGCAACGGCAAGGCCATCGCCGACCTGATGGGCAACTTCAAGGCCACCGGCAAGCTGTCTGTCGAAGACGATCGTTGGACCGAAGCCCGCCGCCTGTTCGACTCCCTGGCCGTGGACGACGTGCAGACCTGCGAAACCATCGCCCAGGTCTACGCCGAATGCGACGAACTGCTCGACCCGCACACGGCCATTGGCGTGCGCGCTGCCCGTGAATGCCGCCGCAGCCTGTCCGTGCCGATGGTCACCCTGGGCACCGCGCATCCGGTCAAGTTCCCGGAAGCGGTGGAGAAGGCCGGCATCGAGACCGTCCCGGCATTGCCGGCACACCTCTCCGACCTGTTCCAGCGGGACGAGCGTTGCACCGTGCTGCCGAACGAACTGGCCAAGGTTCAGGCCTTCGTCAGCGCCCACGGCAACCGTGGCAAGCCGCTCTGA
- a CDS encoding DsbC family protein, with protein MRLSRLLAGVAAGLVSTLALAAEPNQAIRSTLQSLQPDLPIESISASPLQGVYQVQLKGGRVLYASADGQFVVQGNIYQVKDGKPTNLTEEAESAGVAKTINAIPASDMVVFPAKGETKAHITVFTDTTCPYCQKLHAEVPELNKRGIEVRYLAFPRQGPNSTGDQQLQAVWCSKDRQAAMTDMFHEKDVKAAKCDNPVNKQLELGQMVGVQGTPAIILANGQMLPGYQPAGQIAKLALQAK; from the coding sequence ATGCGTTTGTCCCGACTTCTGGCTGGTGTGGCCGCAGGCCTCGTCAGCACTCTTGCCCTGGCCGCAGAGCCCAACCAGGCGATCCGCAGCACCCTGCAGTCCCTGCAGCCCGACCTGCCCATCGAATCCATTTCCGCCAGCCCGCTGCAAGGTGTCTACCAGGTGCAGCTCAAGGGCGGCCGCGTACTCTACGCCAGCGCCGATGGCCAGTTCGTCGTCCAGGGCAACATCTACCAGGTGAAGGATGGCAAGCCGACCAACCTTACCGAGGAAGCCGAAAGCGCCGGTGTTGCCAAGACCATCAATGCCATTCCGGCCAGCGACATGGTGGTCTTCCCTGCCAAGGGGGAAACCAAGGCGCACATCACCGTCTTCACCGACACCACCTGCCCGTACTGCCAGAAGCTGCATGCCGAAGTACCCGAGCTGAACAAGCGTGGCATCGAAGTGCGCTACCTGGCTTTCCCGCGTCAGGGGCCGAACTCTACCGGTGACCAGCAACTGCAGGCCGTTTGGTGCTCGAAGGACCGCCAGGCCGCGATGACCGACATGTTCCACGAGAAAGACGTGAAGGCCGCCAAGTGCGACAACCCGGTCAACAAGCAACTGGAACTGGGCCAGATGGTCGGCGTGCAGGGCACTCCGGCGATCATTCTGGCAAACGGCCAGATGCTGCCGGGCTACCAGCCCGCCGGGCAAATCGCCAAGTTGGCCCTGCAGGCCAAGTGA
- the xerD gene encoding site-specific tyrosine recombinase XerD, with amino-acid sequence MTPVANVLIDRFLDALWLEKGLSDNTRSAYGSDLALFNGWLSERGVALEAAGREVILDHLSWRLGEGYKARSTARFLSGARGFYRYCLREGLISEDPTLLIDLPQLGKPLPKSLSEADVEALLAAPETDDPLGLRDRTMLEVLYACGLRVSELVGLTLEQINLRQGVVRVFGKGSKERLVPLGEEAIAWIERYLREARADLLAGRPSDVLFPSLRGEQMTRQTFWHRIKLHAKVAGIGKSLSPHTLRHAFATHLLNHGADLRVVQMLLGHSDLSTTQIYTHIARARLQDLHAQHHPRG; translated from the coding sequence ATGACTCCTGTTGCAAATGTGCTGATTGATCGTTTTCTCGATGCGCTCTGGCTGGAAAAGGGGCTGTCGGACAACACCCGCAGCGCCTACGGCAGCGATCTGGCGCTGTTCAACGGCTGGCTCAGCGAGCGCGGTGTGGCGCTCGAGGCGGCTGGCCGCGAGGTCATACTCGATCACCTGTCCTGGCGCCTGGGCGAAGGCTACAAGGCACGCTCCACCGCGCGGTTTCTCTCCGGCGCGCGCGGCTTCTACCGTTACTGTCTGCGCGAAGGGCTGATCAGCGAGGATCCAACCTTGCTGATCGATCTGCCGCAACTGGGCAAGCCATTGCCCAAGTCGCTATCGGAGGCGGACGTCGAAGCGCTGCTGGCCGCGCCGGAGACGGATGATCCGCTGGGCCTGCGCGACCGCACCATGCTCGAAGTGCTGTACGCCTGCGGGCTGCGGGTCAGCGAACTGGTCGGCCTGACGCTCGAGCAGATCAACCTGCGCCAGGGCGTCGTGCGTGTCTTCGGCAAAGGCAGCAAGGAACGCCTCGTACCGCTGGGAGAGGAGGCCATCGCGTGGATCGAACGCTACCTGCGCGAGGCCCGTGCCGATCTGCTGGCCGGTCGCCCGAGCGATGTGCTGTTTCCCAGCCTGCGCGGCGAGCAGATGACCCGCCAGACCTTCTGGCATCGCATCAAGCTGCACGCCAAGGTCGCCGGGATCGGCAAGAGCCTCTCGCCCCATACACTGCGCCATGCCTTCGCCACGCATCTGCTCAACCACGGGGCGGACCTGCGGGTAGTGCAGATGCTGCTGGGGCACAGCGACCTGTCCACTACCCAGATCTACACCCACATCGCCCGCGCGCGGTTGCAGGACCTCCACGCCCAGCACCACCCCAGGGGGTGA
- a CDS encoding cation:proton antiporter has product MDEHSTLLALGGIGGAALFSQWLAWRLRLPAILFLLLSGILIGPVLGLLDPERLFGPLLFPLVSLSVALILFEGSLTLHLGEWKEIGTVVRRMVTWGALATWGVIALATRYFLDFTWEMASLFGALTLVTGPTVIVPMLRVVRPKSTIANILRWEGIVIDPIGALLAVVVYSFIAASGESLGWLDSLQTFISVIACGVVFGMVGGQTLGVVLRRQWLPDYLHNLASLAAVLGIFIASNNVMSESGLLAVTLMGMRMANMRGVDVRQILHFKENLSVLLISGLFILLAARLDLAALMGLGPTALLVLLVIQFVARPLNIMISTAGSPLNWRERALLSWIAPRGIVAAAVSAIFAIRLAEAGHTQAEVLVPLTFLVIIGTVILQSATARPLARLLKVAEPAPTGFLIIGANPVARAIGQALQNSGTRVLLTDSSWENIRAARMENLPTYFGNPASQHAEAHLDLVGLGHLLALSPAAELNTLACMRFRHEFGIRHLYTLLSGSETRRTDKHRVSERHRGQSLGQRLLTYPQAAGLLTRGAEIRSTLLSENFGWEDYQALHGDRATLLFARDPSGRLQVATPEQPLKPATGWTLIALVEEPSGNKFRPNEAAETATT; this is encoded by the coding sequence ATGGATGAACACAGCACGCTCCTCGCTCTCGGCGGCATCGGCGGCGCCGCGCTGTTCAGTCAGTGGCTCGCCTGGAGGTTGCGTCTTCCGGCGATCCTGTTCCTGCTGCTGAGTGGCATCCTGATCGGCCCGGTGCTCGGGCTGCTGGACCCGGAACGGCTGTTCGGACCTCTGCTGTTCCCGCTGGTTTCCCTGTCGGTCGCGCTGATCCTGTTCGAGGGCAGCCTGACGCTTCATCTGGGCGAGTGGAAGGAAATCGGCACGGTCGTCCGCCGCATGGTGACCTGGGGCGCACTGGCCACCTGGGGCGTGATCGCGCTGGCGACACGCTACTTCCTCGACTTCACCTGGGAAATGGCCTCGCTGTTCGGCGCACTGACGCTGGTTACCGGCCCGACGGTGATCGTGCCAATGCTGCGCGTGGTGCGCCCGAAATCCACCATTGCCAACATTCTGCGCTGGGAAGGCATCGTCATCGACCCGATAGGCGCGCTGCTCGCTGTCGTCGTCTATAGCTTCATCGCCGCCAGCGGTGAAAGCCTGGGCTGGCTGGACAGCCTGCAGACATTTATCAGTGTCATCGCCTGTGGCGTCGTCTTCGGCATGGTCGGCGGCCAGACACTGGGCGTGGTCCTGCGCCGCCAGTGGCTGCCGGATTACCTGCACAATCTCGCCTCCCTGGCCGCGGTGCTGGGAATTTTCATCGCGTCGAACAATGTGATGTCGGAGTCGGGGCTGTTGGCCGTCACGCTGATGGGTATGCGCATGGCCAACATGCGTGGCGTGGATGTCCGGCAGATCCTGCACTTCAAGGAGAACCTCAGCGTCCTGCTGATTTCCGGGCTGTTCATCCTGCTCGCCGCGCGTCTCGACCTCGCGGCGCTGATGGGCCTGGGCCCGACAGCCCTGCTCGTGCTGCTGGTCATCCAGTTCGTCGCCCGGCCGCTGAACATCATGATTTCCACCGCCGGCTCGCCACTGAATTGGCGCGAGCGCGCTCTGCTCAGTTGGATCGCCCCGCGCGGCATCGTTGCAGCAGCGGTCTCGGCGATCTTCGCCATTCGCCTGGCCGAAGCCGGCCATACGCAGGCCGAGGTGCTGGTGCCGCTGACCTTCCTGGTAATCATCGGTACCGTGATCCTGCAGAGCGCCACCGCCCGTCCGCTGGCGCGCTTGCTCAAAGTCGCCGAGCCGGCCCCCACGGGCTTCCTGATCATCGGTGCCAACCCGGTTGCGCGCGCCATCGGCCAGGCCTTGCAGAACTCGGGAACACGCGTGCTGTTAACCGATTCCAGCTGGGAGAACATCCGCGCAGCTCGTATGGAGAACCTGCCGACCTACTTCGGCAACCCGGCATCGCAACATGCCGAAGCGCATCTGGACCTGGTGGGGCTCGGTCACTTGCTGGCGCTGTCGCCAGCAGCCGAACTGAACACGCTGGCCTGCATGCGCTTCCGCCACGAATTCGGCATACGACACCTGTACACGCTGCTCAGCGGCAGTGAGACCCGCCGCACCGACAAGCATCGCGTCAGCGAGCGGCACCGTGGTCAGTCGTTGGGGCAGCGCCTGCTGACCTACCCGCAGGCGGCCGGCCTGCTGACCCGTGGCGCGGAAATTCGCAGCACCCTGCTCAGCGAAAACTTCGGCTGGGAGGATTACCAGGCACTGCACGGCGACCGAGCGACCCTGCTGTTCGCCCGCGACCCCAGTGGCCGGCTGCAGGTCGCCACACCCGAGCAGCCTCTCAAGCCGGCTACCGGCTGGACACTGATCGCGCTGGTTGAGGAGCCGTCCGGAAACAAATTCAGGCCGAACGAGGCGGCGGAAACGGCGACAACCTGA